Genomic DNA from Modestobacter versicolor:
CCGCCGGCCGGCTGGCCGGGACCCCTGCCGCCCCGCCCACGCCGCAGGAGGCCCGGACGACGTGGCCCCGGATGGCGGTCCTCGGTGCGGCCCTGCTCGCGCTCGGTGTGCTGGCGCTGACCTGGACCGACGGCGGCCCGCGGGTGCTGCTCGGCGCCCTGGGGCTCTTCGCGGTCGTGCGCGGCGTGGCCGTGCTGCGCGGGGTGCGGGCCGGCCTGGTCGAGCGGGCCGGTGCGGTCACCGGTGCCGGTGCCGTCTGGGTCGGTCTGGTGGCCGTCGGGCTGGCGCTGCTGTCGCTGACCGCGGCCAGCTGGGTCCTCGTCGTCGCCGTGGTCCTGGTGCTGCCGGTGCTCGCCGCCGCGCTGCCCGACCACCGCGGTCCGCTGCTGGCCGGTGCCGCGGTCGTCGCGCTGGCCGCGGTCGGGGTCGGCGTCCTCGGCGGGGTGGACGAACTGCTCGGCGCCGGTCGCACCGCCGCTGCGGTGCTCGCCGGCCTGCTCGGGCTGGCCAACCTGGCCGGCGCCGCCGGCATGGCCCGGATCGCCCGCCGGCCGGAGCCGGCCCCGGCGGCCGGGTGCGGCGGCTGCGCCTGCGGCGCGGGGGGCTGCGGCTCGCTGCGCTGACCCGCCGGTGCCCGACGGGCCCGCGGTGCCCGCCGTCCCCCAGTCGTACCCCGCAGGACACCTCCCCGTCATCCGACCGACCTAGCGTCGGTAGCGCGGCGGCCCGGTGATCCCGGGCGCGCCGGCGACGAGGCCGGGACCACCGGCCGGGCACGGAGGGACGGGACCCCATGAGCACCATCGAGAAGACCGTGTGGACCTGCGACAACTGCAGGCACACGAACGCCGTCGAGCGGAAGCGCTGCACCGACTGCGGCACCACGCGACACTGATCGACCGGCCCGCGACCGAGCGCAGCGGCGCGCCGGTCCGTGGGTGCCCGCACCGCCGGGCGACCCGATGGGTGACCTGAGCCCCGACGGGTAACGCCGCACCCCATGGCAGACCTCGCGGACGCCGCCGGCCGGGCGGTCGCCGTCCCGCTCGCCGCGCTCACCCGGGTACGCCGGGCCAAGCCGATGCACCCCCGCGGCGCGGTCTTCGGCGCCGTGCTCGAGCGGCACGGGCTCGGAGCCGGCCTCGGCTGGCTGGACGCCACCGGCACCGACGACGTGCTGGTCCGGCTCTCCCGCGGCGCCGGGCTGCCCGACCGCCTCCCCGACCTGCTGGGATTCGCGCTGCGGCTGCCCGGCGACCCCCCGGTCGACCTGCTGCTCTCCTCGTCCGGGCGCGGGCGGTGGACCCGCCGGGTGCCCGTCCTGCGCCGGGACGCCGCCACGCCCTACGGCTCGATCATGGCCTACCGCAGCGACGCCGGTCCGGTGTGGCTGGGCGCGGTGCCGCAGGGCGGTCCGCTGCCCTCGGACCGCGCCGGGCTGGCCGCCGAGGCGCCGGGCCGGGTGGTCCTGCTCTCCGCCGCCGTCGGCCGGGGCCCGTGGCAGCACGTCGGCACGCTCACCCTCGGCCCGCCGGCCGACCCGGTCGACCCGGACCTGCACTTCGACGCCGTGCTCCACGCCCCGCCCGGGCTGGTCACCGACGGGCCGATGGCGCGGTTCCGCCGGCCCGCCTACGCCGCGGCGCGCCGGGCCCGGGGGTCGGGAGAGCGGTGAACGGGCACGTCTTCGTCGTCGGCGCCGACCTCACCCGGCTGTCCTGCGACGACGTCCTGGTCCCGACCGACCGGTCGCTGCGGGTCACCGCCAGCTGGGTGCCGCTGCTGCCGGCGGAGGCGCTGGAGAGCGCCGACGACGACGGCGCCTGCGTGGCCGGTGCGTGGGCCGAGGGCGAGCGGGTGCGCGAGGTGCCCGGTTGCGGGTCCCGGCGGGCGTGGCTGGTGGACACCGTCGACCCTGCGGGGCAGGCGGACGACGACCGCGCCCTGGACTGGCTGCTCGACGGTGCCCGGGCAGCGCTGGCCGCCGTCGCTGCCCGGGAGGTCGCCGAGCCCGCCCACGGCCGCGCCCGCCGGCTGGTCGGGCTGCCCGCGCTGGGCACCGGCTGGGGCGGCGCCGCGGGCCAGCGGGGTGCCCTCCTGCAGCAGCTGCTGCCGGTGCTCCGGGAGGCCGCCGAGCAGCACGGCTACGACATCGCGCTGGTGCTCCGCCAGCCCAGCGACCTGGCCGCCGCGCAGCGGGTGCGGCGCGGCGCGGGCGGTGGCTGGGCGCTGACCGACGCGCTGCGCACCGTCGCGGAGGACCTGGGGGACCGGGCCCGGGCCGGGGAGCTGGCGGTGTTCCTCGGCGCCGGGGTGAGCGCCGCCGCGGGGCTGCCCACCTGGGAGGAGCTGCTCGCCGAGCTGGCCGCCCGCGCGGGCCTGGACGACGGGCTGCGGGCCGGGCTGTCCGGGCTCCCGCCGCAGGACGCCGCCGCGCTGCTCGCCCGGGCGCTCGGCCGCGACGAGCTCACCGCCTACGTGCAGGAACGGTTCGGGCCCGGCCCGTACTCGCTGGCGCACGCTCTGGTGGCCGGGCTGCCGGTGCGCGAGTTTGTGACCACCAACTACGACCCGCTGGTCGAGCTGGCCGCCGCCGACATCGGCCGGCCGTTGCGGGTGCTGCCCTTCGACGAGGCCGCTCCCGGCGCGCCCTGGCTGCTCAAGCTGCACGGCGACGCCGCCCACCCGGACAGCGTCGTGCTCACCCGCGAGCAGTACCTGGAGTTCGGCGACCACCGAAGCGCGCTGGCCGGGGTGCTGCAGTCGCTGCTGCTCACCCGGCACGTGCTCTTCGTCGGCACCTCGATGCTCGACGACGACCTGATCCGGATCGCCCACCAGGTGCGCACCGTGCTGCACGTCCCCGACACCGCGCAGCCCCGGCGCAGCGGCACCGTGCTCGCGCTGCGCGAGGACCCGGTGCGGGCCCGGCTGTGGGAGCGCGACGTGGAGACGGTGGCGATGACCGGCGCCGACGAGCTCCCCGACGTCCCGGCCGCGGAGGCTGCCCGGCGGCTGGAGGTGCTGCTGGACCTGGTCGGCTGCCTGTCCTCGCGGCCGACCGGCTACCTGCTCGACCCGGCGTACCGCGGCCTGCTCGACGCGGAGGAGACGGCGCTGTCCGACGCCCTGGGCGACGTCGCCGCGGCGCTGGGCGCGGGCTCGCCGCAGAGCTGGGCCGCCCAGGAGGTGCTGCGGCTGCTGCGCGAGCTCGGCCACGCCCCGGGCTGACCGGCGTCGCGCACCGTTTCCGCTCCGGCTCGCTGGGCAGTGCTGCGGGCATGGTCCGCCGTCCCCGCCTCGACCAGTCGATCCCGATGCTCGCCCAGGGCTACGCCTGGCTGCCCGACCAGCGCCGCACGGCCGGCCGCGCCACGGTGCACACCCGGCTGATGCTGGCCCGGCAGACGCTGGGCGTCGAGGGCCCGGCCGGTGCGCGGTTCCTCTACGACGAGGACCACGTCCGGCGCAGCGGTGCGCTGCCCGAGCCCGTCGTCAGCACGCTGTTCGGCCATGGCGCGGTGCACACCCTGGACGGCGAGCCGCACCGGGTGCGCAAGGCGATGTTCGTGCAACTGCTGATGGGCGAGGGCATCGGCGACCTGGTCGACCGCGCGGAGGCGGCCTGGGACGACGCCGCCCGGCGCTGGGCCGGGGAGCGCCGGATCGTGCTGATGGACGAGGCCGCCCGGGTGCTCACCCGCGCGGTCTGCGACTGGGCGGCGGTCCCGGTGACCGACGAGGAGGTGCCGGCCCTCGCCCGCGACCTGACCGCCCTGGTCGACGGCTTCGCCACCGGTGCGCCGCGGCACTGGCGGGCGCGCCGGGTCCGGCAGCGGCGGGAGGCGTGGCTGGCCGGCATCGTCGAGGAGGTCCGGTCCGGTGCCCGCACGGTGCCGGCGGGCTCGGTGCTCGGCGTCGTGTCCGCCCACCGCGACTCCGAGGGCGAGCTGCTGGAGCCGCGGGTGGCCGCCGTCGAGGTGCTCAACGTCGTCCGGCCGACCGTGGCGGTGTCCTGGTTCGTCGGCTTCGCCGCGCACGCCCTGCACCGCTGGCCCGAGCACCGCGAGCGGCTGCGCAGCGGCGAGCCGGCGTTCGCGGCGGCCTTCGCCCACGAGGTGCGCCGCTTCTACCCGTTCGCCCCGTTCATCGGCGGCCGCGCGCCCCGCGAGGTCCAGTGGGACGGCGAGATGGTGCCGGCCGGCTCGATGGTGCTGCTGGACCTGTTCGGGCAGAACCACGACCCGGACCTGTTCCCCGAGCCCTACGCGTTCCGCCCCGAGCGGTTCCTCACCGACGGCGGGTCGGCCGGTACCTCCGCCGTCCGGCAGATCGGGCCGTGGGAGCTGGTGCCGCAGGGCGCCGGCGACCCCCGCAGCGGCCACCGCTGCCCCGGGGAGGACGTCACCGTCGCGCTGCTGTCGGCGCTCGCCGTCCGGCTGGCGTGCCTGGGCTACACCGTCCCGGAGCAGGACCTGACGATCTCGTTGCGGCGCATCCCGGCCCGCCCGGCGAGCCGGGTGGTCCTCTCCGACGTCCGGCCGGACGGACAGCGGTGACGGGCCGCACGGAGGCTGGTACGGGGACGACCGGGTCGCGTACCTTCCAGCCATGAACGTCCGCACACGGAACGACGTCCGTGTGAGCGGCCAGGCGGGTGCCCGGCCGATGGTGTTCGCCCACGGCTACGGCTGCGACCAGAACATGTGGCGCTACATCACGCCCGACTTCGAGGTCGACCACCAGGTGGTCACCTTCGACCACGTCGGCTTCGGCCGGTCCGACCTCGACGCCTACGACCCGGCCCGCTACGGCACGCTGCGGGGCTACGCCGACGACGTCGTCGAGGTGATGGGCGACCTCGGGCTGACCGACGCCGTCTTCGTCGGCCACTCGGTCAGCGCGATGATCGGCGTGCTCGCCCACCAGCAGGCGCCGGAGCTGTTCGGCGCCATGGTGATGGTCGGGCCGAGCGCGCGGTACGTCGACGACGGCGACTACGTCGGGGGCTTCAGCCGGGCCGCGATCCGCGACCTGCTGGACAACCTGGACGCCAACCACCTGGGCTGGTCGACGACGATGGCCCCGGTGGTCATGGGCAACCCCGACCGGCCCGAGCTCGCCGCGGAGCTGACCAACAGCTTCTGCCGCACCGACCCCGACGTCGCCCGGCAGTTCGCCCGGCTCTCGTTCCTCTCCGACAACCGCGCGGACCTGCCCGGCGTCACCGTGCCGACGCTCGTGCTGCAGTGCTCCGAGGACGTCATCGCCCCGGAGACCGCCGGCCGGTACGTGCACGAGCAGATCGCCGGCTCGGTGTTCACCCAGCTGGCCGCGACCGGGCACTGCCCGCACCTCAGCGCCCCGGAGGAGACCACCGCTGCCATCAGGGCCTGGTTGTGACCACCTCACGGGTGACGGCGGGGGAGCGGCGCGAGGGCGGGGAGGACCGCGGGCGGCTGGCGCAGCTGCTCGAGGACGACCCGGCCGACCTGTACGAGAACGCCCCCTGCGGATACCTGTCGACGCTGTCCGACGGGACGATCGTCAAGGTCAACCGGACGCTGTGCGCGTGGCTCGGGCGCCCCGCCGAGGAGGTCCTGCGGACCCGGCTGCGCGACCTGCTCAGCGTCGGCGGCCAGGTCTTCCACGACACCCACCTGACCCCGCTGCTGCGGATGCAGGGCGCGGTCCGCGAGGTGGCCCTGGACGTCGTCCGGGCCGACGGCTCGCTGCTGCCCTGCCTGGTCAACGCCGTCGAGGTGCGGGCGCCCGACGGCACCCCGCTGATGGTGCGGGCCACCCTGTTCGAGGCGACCGCCCGCCGCCGCTACGAGCGGGAGATCCTGGCCGCCCGGCGGGCCGCGGAGACCTCCGAGGCCCGGTCGCGCGCCCTGCAGCAGTTCACCGCCGAACTCGCGGCCGCCGTCACCGTCGCCGATGCGGCCGCGGTCGTCGTGCACCGCAGCCGCCGGGCCGCCCGCGCCGCCGGGGCGGCGCTGTGGCTGGTCGAGCCCGACCCGCACGACCGGGACGCCGAGCCCGACGTCGTCCTCTCCGCGTCGGAGGGGATGCCCGCCGACCTGCTCCGCGCCCTGGACGAGACCTCCCCGGGCCGGGTGGAGGAGGTGCTGGACGCCGGCGTGCGCACCGTGCCGGTGAGCCCGGCGCTGCACGACTCGTGGCCCGAGGTGGCGCGCACCGCGGAGGCCGCCGGGTACAGCGACCTGGTCGTGGTCCCGGTGACCGCGGACGGCGACCACCTCGGCGCGCTGGCCCTGGCGCTGAGCGCGGGGTCCGACGACGACCTCATCTCGCTGGTCGACCCGGGCCAGCACCACTCGCTCAGCGAGGCCGACGCCGACCTGCTGGCCACCCTGGGCCGGCAGGCCGGGCAGGCGCTCGAGCGCGCCCGGCTGCACCAGGAGACCGCGCGCCAGGCGGAGCGGTCGGCGTTCCTGCTCGATGCCGCGCGGCTGCTGGCCCGGGCCACCGGCGTCACCGAGACCGTCGAGCGGCTGGCCGAGATGGTGGTGCCGCGGCTGGCGGACATGTGCCTGCTCGACCTGGTCGTCGAGCACGGGATGGAGCGCGTGGTCGCCCGGCACGGCGACCCGGCGCGGCAGCCGCTGGTCGACGAGCTGCGGGCCTGGGCCCCGCCGTACCGGGAGCTGCCCGCCCCCGCCCGCGCGGCGTTGGAGGCCGGGCACACCCGCTGGTTCCCGGCGATCGCCGACGAGTGGCTGGCCGAGGTGGTCCGCGACCCGGTCGAGCTGGCCGCCGTCCAGGGGCTGGAGCTGGCCAGCGTGATCAGCGTGCCGCTGGTCGCCGAGGGCCGGTCGCTGGGCGTGATGACGCTGTCGGCCGACCGCCGGCGTCCCCCGTTCACCTCGGCCGACGTCGAGCTGGCCGAGCAGCTGGCGCTGCAGGTGTCGCTGATGATGGCCAAGGCGCAGCGGTTCGAGCTGGAGGCGCGGACGTCGCACACCCTGCAGGCCACGCTGCTGCCGCCGGCCCCGCCCCAGGTGGCCGGCATCTCGGTCGCCGTCCGGTACCTGGCGGCCACCTACGGCGTGGAGATCGGCGGCGACTTCTACGACCTGGCCCCGCTGCCCGGCGACCAGGTGGCGATCGCGGTCGGCGACGTCGTCGGCCACGACATCACCGCGGCGGCCACCATGGGCCAGCTGCGCAGCGTCTACCGGGCGCTGCTGGTCGAGGCGCCCGCGCCGGCGGCGGTCATCGACCGGCTGCAGGCGAGCTGGCCGCTGCTCGGGCTGCAGCGGATGGCCACCGCGCTGTTCGCCACGTTGGACCAGACCACCGGCCTGCTGCGCGTCGCCTCGGCCGGCCACCCGCCGCCGCTGCTGATCGCCGACGGCTCGGTCGAGTTCCTGCCCGTGCTGCCCAGCCGGATGCTGGGCGCGCCCCCGGCGCCGGCCGTGGAGTGGTGCGGCGTGCTGCCGCCCGGGGCCACGCTGGTGCTGTTCACCGACGGGCTGGTGGAGAGCCGCACCAGCGACATCGACGCCGGCCTGGCCCGGCTGCGCACCGCGGCCCGCCGGCGGGCCACCACCGACCCGGACGAGCTCTGCGACCGGCTGCTGGGCGACCTGGCCGGCACCCACCGTGCCGACGACATCGCGCTGCTCGCCCTCACCCGCGACGCGTAGGCCCGCTCGGCGCGCGCCGAGTGTGCGCGGAGCGGGGTCTCCGGGCGGCTGAGCGCCCGATCCGCGCACAGTCGACGAGGTTGTGGACGACGCCAGCGGCCGGGGGCGCCGGGCGGGCAGGCTGTCCCGGTGCCCGTCCGACCCCGCGTGCCTGAGGCACTGGCGAACACGGTGTTCCGGGGCTCGACCGTCGTCCGGCAGGGCCTGCTGACCCCGGACGAGCTGCGCGGGCCTGCCTGGACCGCTCTCTTCCGGGACGTCCACGTGTCCGCGGCCCACCCGATCACCCACGCCCTGCGCGCGCGGGCGGCTGCGGCGGTGCTGTACCCGGGGGCCGTGGTCACCGGGGCCAGCGCGGCGGTGCTCTGGGGCGTCGACCTCGCGGGGCCCGAGGACGACGTCGAGCTGACCCTCCCGCCCGGTGCCCACCCGGCGCGGATGCCGGGCGTGCGTGCTCGCCGCGCGCTCCTGGACGAGCGGCACGTGCGGGTCCACCGCGGTGTGCGGCTCACCGACCCGGACACGACCGCGGTCGCCCTCGCCGGCAGCCTGGCCCTGGACGACGCCGTCGTCGCGGTCGACCAGCTGGTACACCTCGCCCGGGCGTCCCTGCCGCGGGTGCGCGCGCTGGCGGCAGCGGGCACCGGCCGCGGCTGCCGGCGGGCTCGGGCCGCGTGCGCGCTGGCCGACGGCAGGGCCGAGTCACCGCCGGAGACGCGCATCCGGCTGCTCGTGCTGCGCCACGGCCTGCCGGCACCGATCGCCCAGTTCGAGGTGCCCCGGCCCGGCCGTCGTCCCCTGCGGCTGGACTTCGCCTGGCCGGAGCACCGGGTCGCGCTCGAGTACGACGGGCTCTGGCACGGCGAGCCGGGTCAGCTCGGCAAGGACCGGCAGCGGCTCAACGTCATCGGCGACGCCGGCTGGCGGGTCGTGTTCGCCACCGCGGTCGACGTCCGTCGTCCGGCGGACCTGCTCGCCCGGCTGTCCCGGCTGCTGGTGCCGTGCTGAAGGACCCTGCTGCCCCCCACCACTCGCAGGCTCGCGGCGGGCCCCTGCAGCAGGGCCACTGGGCGGGCGGTCAGTCGGTGAGGCGGTGCAGCTCGGCCGGGAGCTCGCCGGGGTAGAGCACGGTGAGCCGCTGGGTCGGCCGGGTGAGCGCGACGTACAGGTCGCTGTGCCCGCGGACGCCCTCGTCGAGCACGCCCTGCGGGTCGAGCAGCAGCACCGAGTCGAACTCCAGGCCCTTGGCATCGGCGGGCACCAGCACCACCGGGCCGGCCGAGGAGTCGGCCGCCGGCCCGGAGGAGACCACCGGGAACGCCGTGGCCAGGCAGTCGACGACGTCGGCCACCCGGCTGGGCGGCACGATCACCGCCACGGTGCCCCCGGCCTCGACCAGCCCGGTGGTGACCGCGGCGACGCGGGGGAGCAGGTCGGCGTCGGGCACCTGCTCGGCCACCGGCGGCACCCCGGTGCTGCGCACCGAGCGCGGGGGAGCGGTCACCGCGTCGCCGGCCTCGAGCACGTCGGCGGCGACCGCCATGATCTCGGCCGGCGTCCGGTAGTTGACGGTCAGCTGGGCCAGCCGCCACTGGTCGCCGACGTGCGGGCGGAGCACCGCGCCCCAGTCGGTGGCGCCGGCCAGGCTGCCGGTCTGGGCCAGGTCGCCGACGACGGTCATCGACCGGGTGGGGCACTTGCGGGCCAGCAGCCGCCAGGTCATCGCCGACAGCTCCTGCGCCTCGTCCACGACCACGTGCCCGAACACCCACGTCCGGTCGGTGGCGGCCCGCTCGGCGGCGGACCGGACGTCGACCTCGGCGTCCCGGTCGGCGAGGGAGTCGGCGTCCAGCAGGTCGCCGGCGGTGAGCTCCTCGCCCTCCTCGTCGTCCTCCAGGTCGGTGGAGCGCGAGCCGTGCAGCAGGTCGAGGGTCTCCTGCGCCTCGTCACGGGCCTGGCGGCGACGGCGCGCCTCGCGGGCCCGGTCGGCGCTGTCGTCGAAGCCGAGCAGCTCGTCGGCCTCCTCGAGCAGCGGGACGTCGGCCGGGGTCCAGGGCGCGTCGGCCGCGCGGGCGAGCAGCGCGCGCTCGTCGTCCTCCCAGCCCTTGGTCGCCCGCCGCACCCGGGCCGGGTCGGCGAACAGCTCGCGGAGCAGCTGCTCCGGGGTGAGCACCGGCCACATCTCGTCGACCAGCTCCCGGACGGCGGTCTCCTGGCCGATCTCCGAGCGCAGCGCCTCGAGGTCGCGCTGGTCGAGCAGGCTGGAGCCGCCGCGGACGTCGGCGCCGATCCGGTCGGCGTAGCGCTGCGCCACCAGGTCGACGACGGCGCGGGCGAAGGCCGGCCGGCCGAGGTTGTGCAGCCGGGACGCCCGCCGGCCGACGGTGCGGCAGCGGGTGAGGTCGACCGGGCGGAGCGGGATGCGGACGCCGTCGATCACCAGCTCGCGGACGCCGCGGGGCACGGTCTCCCGGTCGCGGACGGCGGCCTTGAGCACGTCGACCATCGCCAGCCGGCCCTTGAGCTCGGCGACCTCGGGGGTCTCGTGCCCGCGGGCGTCCAGGCCCGGGCGCAGCTGGCCGAGCCCGGCGAGCAGCACCCCGGTCTCGCCGAGGGCGGGCAGCACGTCGGCGATGTAGCGCAGGAACGTCGGCGTCGGGCCGACGACGAGCAGGCCGCTGCGGGCCAGCCGGTCCCGGTGGGTGTAGAGCAGGTAGGCGGCGCGGTGAAGGGCGACCGCCGTCTTGCCGGTGCCCGGCCCGCCCTGGACGACCAGCACGCCGCGGGCGTCGCTGCGGATGATCGCGTCCTGCTCGGCCTGGATGGTGGCGACGATGTCGGTCATCCGGCCGGTGCGCTCGGCGGTCAGCGCCGCCATCAGCGCGGCCTCGCCGGTGAGCGGCGGCCCGTCGGTCGCCTCGACGTCGACGGTGAGCACCTCGTCGTTGACCGCGGTCACCGCGCGGCCGCGGGTGCGGATGTGCCGGCGGCGCACGACGCCCTCGGGCCGGAACGGCGTCGCGGTGTAGAACGGCCGGGAGGCCGGCGCCCGCCAGTCGACCAGCGCCGGGTCGCCCGAGGGGTCGTCGGCGGCCAAGCCCACCCGGCCGATGTACAGCGGCTGCGGGGAGGCCTCGCGGTCCAGCCGGCCGATCACCAGGCCGTGGTCGGCGGCGTCCAGGGTGGTGATCCGCTGGCCCTGGAACCGAGCGGCGGCCTCGCGCTCACCGAGGGACTGCGGGTTGATGATCGGGGTGGCCAGCGCCTGCCGGAAGCGGGTCACCGCCAGCTCGCGGGCGGCGTCCAGCCGGCGGTAGAGATCGGTGACGGCGGTCTGCTCCGCCGCCAGGTCCGGATCGGGGGCAACGGCGGGCGACGTGCTCGACAACTCGTGCAACTCCTGGGGACGGTGGCGAACGCGCAGCTCCGTGCCGCGAACGGCAGCTGCTCATCCTGCACCCCCGCCGGCCGGGTTGTCACGGCGGCTGCCCCCGCGCTGCGGTGGGTGAGCGGCCGGCCGCTCAGCGCAGCGGGACGACCTGCTGGTCGGGCGGCCGTCCCCGGCCGGTCACCCGCCGTTCACGAGCGGGACCGGTCCGTCCCGCAGGGTCCCGACTCGTGCCTCAGCGACCTCGTAGTCCCCGCCCGCCACTCGTGCTCGCCCTGGCCGCCCTGGTCGGCGGCGGCGCCCTCGTCGGTCTCGGTGCTGCCGCGCCCGCGGCGGCCGCGCCCGGGAGCCCGGTCTTCACCCGGACGGCGACCTACCCGGTCTTCCAGAACTCCGGGCTGGCGGTCGACGACGAGGCGGTCGCGGAGATCTCCACGGTCAGCCCCGACGGCCGCACCGTCGTCTACACCGACGCCCCCAACGGCCAGGTCGGCTTCCTGGACATCACCGACCCGGGCGCCCCGGTCGGCCTGGGCACGCTCCAGGTCGGTGGCGAGCCGACGTCGGTGGCGGTGCGCGGCACCGAGCTGCTGATCTGCGTCGACGACACCGACGGTGACTTCCCGAACGCCACCGGCCGGCTGGTCGTCGCCGACCTGGCCAGCCGGACCGTGCTCGGGACGATCGACCTCGGCGGGCAGC
This window encodes:
- a CDS encoding phosphodiesterase, with amino-acid sequence MADLADAAGRAVAVPLAALTRVRRAKPMHPRGAVFGAVLERHGLGAGLGWLDATGTDDVLVRLSRGAGLPDRLPDLLGFALRLPGDPPVDLLLSSSGRGRWTRRVPVLRRDAATPYGSIMAYRSDAGPVWLGAVPQGGPLPSDRAGLAAEAPGRVVLLSAAVGRGPWQHVGTLTLGPPADPVDPDLHFDAVLHAPPGLVTDGPMARFRRPAYAAARRARGSGER
- a CDS encoding cytochrome P450 encodes the protein MVRRPRLDQSIPMLAQGYAWLPDQRRTAGRATVHTRLMLARQTLGVEGPAGARFLYDEDHVRRSGALPEPVVSTLFGHGAVHTLDGEPHRVRKAMFVQLLMGEGIGDLVDRAEAAWDDAARRWAGERRIVLMDEAARVLTRAVCDWAAVPVTDEEVPALARDLTALVDGFATGAPRHWRARRVRQRREAWLAGIVEEVRSGARTVPAGSVLGVVSAHRDSEGELLEPRVAAVEVLNVVRPTVAVSWFVGFAAHALHRWPEHRERLRSGEPAFAAAFAHEVRRFYPFAPFIGGRAPREVQWDGEMVPAGSMVLLDLFGQNHDPDLFPEPYAFRPERFLTDGGSAGTSAVRQIGPWELVPQGAGDPRSGHRCPGEDVTVALLSALAVRLACLGYTVPEQDLTISLRRIPARPASRVVLSDVRPDGQR
- a CDS encoding alpha/beta fold hydrolase, with protein sequence MNVRTRNDVRVSGQAGARPMVFAHGYGCDQNMWRYITPDFEVDHQVVTFDHVGFGRSDLDAYDPARYGTLRGYADDVVEVMGDLGLTDAVFVGHSVSAMIGVLAHQQAPELFGAMVMVGPSARYVDDGDYVGGFSRAAIRDLLDNLDANHLGWSTTMAPVVMGNPDRPELAAELTNSFCRTDPDVARQFARLSFLSDNRADLPGVTVPTLVLQCSEDVIAPETAGRYVHEQIAGSVFTQLAATGHCPHLSAPEETTAAIRAWL
- a CDS encoding SpoIIE family protein phosphatase, translating into MTTSRVTAGERREGGEDRGRLAQLLEDDPADLYENAPCGYLSTLSDGTIVKVNRTLCAWLGRPAEEVLRTRLRDLLSVGGQVFHDTHLTPLLRMQGAVREVALDVVRADGSLLPCLVNAVEVRAPDGTPLMVRATLFEATARRRYEREILAARRAAETSEARSRALQQFTAELAAAVTVADAAAVVVHRSRRAARAAGAALWLVEPDPHDRDAEPDVVLSASEGMPADLLRALDETSPGRVEEVLDAGVRTVPVSPALHDSWPEVARTAEAAGYSDLVVVPVTADGDHLGALALALSAGSDDDLISLVDPGQHHSLSEADADLLATLGRQAGQALERARLHQETARQAERSAFLLDAARLLARATGVTETVERLAEMVVPRLADMCLLDLVVEHGMERVVARHGDPARQPLVDELRAWAPPYRELPAPARAALEAGHTRWFPAIADEWLAEVVRDPVELAAVQGLELASVISVPLVAEGRSLGVMTLSADRRRPPFTSADVELAEQLALQVSLMMAKAQRFELEARTSHTLQATLLPPAPPQVAGISVAVRYLAATYGVEIGGDFYDLAPLPGDQVAIAVGDVVGHDITAAATMGQLRSVYRALLVEAPAPAAVIDRLQASWPLLGLQRMATALFATLDQTTGLLRVASAGHPPPLLIADGSVEFLPVLPSRMLGAPPAPAVEWCGVLPPGATLVLFTDGLVESRTSDIDAGLARLRTAARRRATTDPDELCDRLLGDLAGTHRADDIALLALTRDA
- a CDS encoding SIR2 family NAD-dependent protein deacylase; amino-acid sequence: MNGHVFVVGADLTRLSCDDVLVPTDRSLRVTASWVPLLPAEALESADDDGACVAGAWAEGERVREVPGCGSRRAWLVDTVDPAGQADDDRALDWLLDGARAALAAVAAREVAEPAHGRARRLVGLPALGTGWGGAAGQRGALLQQLLPVLREAAEQHGYDIALVLRQPSDLAAAQRVRRGAGGGWALTDALRTVAEDLGDRARAGELAVFLGAGVSAAAGLPTWEELLAELAARAGLDDGLRAGLSGLPPQDAAALLARALGRDELTAYVQERFGPGPYSLAHALVAGLPVREFVTTNYDPLVELAAADIGRPLRVLPFDEAAPGAPWLLKLHGDAAHPDSVVLTREQYLEFGDHRSALAGVLQSLLLTRHVLFVGTSMLDDDLIRIAHQVRTVLHVPDTAQPRRSGTVLALREDPVRARLWERDVETVAMTGADELPDVPAAEAARRLEVLLDLVGCLSSRPTGYLLDPAYRGLLDAEETALSDALGDVAAALGAGSPQSWAAQEVLRLLRELGHAPG
- a CDS encoding HelD family protein yields the protein MSSTSPAVAPDPDLAAEQTAVTDLYRRLDAARELAVTRFRQALATPIINPQSLGEREAAARFQGQRITTLDAADHGLVIGRLDREASPQPLYIGRVGLAADDPSGDPALVDWRAPASRPFYTATPFRPEGVVRRRHIRTRGRAVTAVNDEVLTVDVEATDGPPLTGEAALMAALTAERTGRMTDIVATIQAEQDAIIRSDARGVLVVQGGPGTGKTAVALHRAAYLLYTHRDRLARSGLLVVGPTPTFLRYIADVLPALGETGVLLAGLGQLRPGLDARGHETPEVAELKGRLAMVDVLKAAVRDRETVPRGVRELVIDGVRIPLRPVDLTRCRTVGRRASRLHNLGRPAFARAVVDLVAQRYADRIGADVRGGSSLLDQRDLEALRSEIGQETAVRELVDEMWPVLTPEQLLRELFADPARVRRATKGWEDDERALLARAADAPWTPADVPLLEEADELLGFDDSADRAREARRRRQARDEAQETLDLLHGSRSTDLEDDEEGEELTAGDLLDADSLADRDAEVDVRSAAERAATDRTWVFGHVVVDEAQELSAMTWRLLARKCPTRSMTVVGDLAQTGSLAGATDWGAVLRPHVGDQWRLAQLTVNYRTPAEIMAVAADVLEAGDAVTAPPRSVRSTGVPPVAEQVPDADLLPRVAAVTTGLVEAGGTVAVIVPPSRVADVVDCLATAFPVVSSGPAADSSAGPVVLVPADAKGLEFDSVLLLDPQGVLDEGVRGHSDLYVALTRPTQRLTVLYPGELPAELHRLTD